One region of Wyeomyia smithii strain HCP4-BCI-WySm-NY-G18 chromosome 3, ASM2978416v1, whole genome shotgun sequence genomic DNA includes:
- the LOC129732641 gene encoding uncharacterized protein LOC129732641, whose amino-acid sequence MFTRAVLIATKTFASPRTITTSSKVHIASNITCIRSKDVQTSISSTANNTPADSYLSLLKSASDAKEVLEFLPTLSKRDNLRQIVTLPALKSLFELHKLGKTSLPKNEVLGHSRFAELCRALKYESRSFGMNDITECLKILTYFGVHSNSEIMTILLNLLRYQINEVTLDHILFLDFVLKKMDQSPLIEALQLALPMLLQIQLPYKMDHNNVQQLVDLLGFVAGHKVSSRTMINIISALTLHGTNINSQHAAEILITMCELGYYELIHTKLLENIFIVLEKDLYQLSFKTIDFILMKISEKNLEKYPMFYNEAFIKKCSQFMVDKDVGILNALYFQKKLNKIAFLHVPLLDYIASKVDNFSIVPYAGIITIVAAFANANYRPPNWNQIQAEIMQHSTISNPSIPWIRYNLELLSLEIFNDVLLRQYLEPRALEKSMARDTLVDHLQLLELSQALQLLYPEYEGPLPDQKYLEKATVLLLEDNELPLQKTLETVFGGSKSVLSHVTSNYGHVLHHVIVFNQHGLIVEQPDCSKKELTRIENLLTEGNQPVAIMCLPKSFYAHNVNRLRGRFAMNIRTIETLGVPVVPVSYQMWKNLPEAERLQYLEREIRSKLV is encoded by the exons ATGTTTACAAGAGCAGTACTAATAGCGACGAAAACTTTTGCTTCTCCCAGAACAATCACAACCTCGAGTAAAGTTCATATAGCTTCCAATATTACTTGCATCCGCAGTAAAGACGTACAGACTTCGATTTCATCAACCGCAAATAATACACCGGCTGACTCGTACCTTTCTCTTTTGAAAAGTGCCTCAGATGCTAAGGAAGTTTTAGAGTTTCTGCCAACTTTGAGTAAACGAGATAACCTACGTCAAATTGTGACATTACCTGCACTCAAATCTCTATTTGAACTGCACAAACTGGGAAAAACCAGCCTTCCAAAGAACGAAGTATTGGGCCACTCGCGCTTTGCCGAACTGTGCAGGGCCCTCAAGTATGAATCTAGATCTTTTGGAATGAACGACATTACGGAATGTCTAAaaattttaacttattttggaGTACATTCAAacagtgaaatcatgacaatCCTGCTCAACCTACTGAGATACCAAATTAACGAAGTCACGCTTGATCACATCTTATTTTtggattttgttttgaaaaagatGGACCAGAGTCCTCTAATAGAAGCTCTACAATTGGCTCTGCCAATGTTGTTGCAAATTCAGCTTCCTTACAAAATGGATCACAATAACGTGCAACAGCTGGTTGACCTTCTCGGATTTGTTGCCGGGCACAAGGTTTCTAGTCGGACTATGATTAATATAATTAGTGCATTGACCTTGCATGGTACCAACATAAACAGTCAACACGCTGCCGAAATTCTAATTACAATGTGTGAGTTAGGATACTACGAGCTGATACATACTaaattattagaaaatattttcataGTTCTTGAAAAGGATCTTTACCAATTAAGTTTTAAAACCATTGATTTCATACTAATGAAAATTAGTgagaaaaatttagaaaaataccCGATGTTCTACAACGAAGCATTCATCAAAAAATGTTCACAATTTATGGTTGATAAGGATGTTGGAATATTGAATGcattatattttcaaaaaaagctTAACAAAATAGCTTTCCTTCATGTCCCGCTGTTAGACTACATTGCCTCtaaggttgataatttttcgaTCGTACCGTACGCCGGTATAATAACCATCGTGGCGGCGTTTGCAAATGCAAATTATCGACCTCCAAACTGGAATCAAATTCAAGCAGAGATCATGCAGCATTCCACTATATCAAATCCATCGATCCCATGGATCCGGTACAATTTGGAATTATTATCCttagaaattttcaatgacGTGCTTCTTCGACAATATCTTGAACCTCGTGCTTTAGAAAAAAGCATGGCACGTGACACTCTTGTGGATCACTTGCAGTTACTGGAGCTATCGCAAGCTTTACAATTACTCTATCCAGAATACGAAGGACCACTCCCGGatcagaagtatttggaaaAAGCAACAGTGCTTCTCCTCGAGGATAATGAGTTACCTTtacaaaaaactttagaaactgtgTTTGGTGGTAGTAAAAGTGTACTCTCTCACGTTACCTCAAATTATGGTCACGTGCTGCATCATGTTATCGTTTTCAACCAACACGGTCTAATTGTCGAACAACCCGATTGTAGCAAAAAAGAATTAACTCGGATAGAAAATCTACTAACAGAAGGAAATCAACC GGTAGCGATAATGTGTTTACCAAAAAGTTTTTACGCACACAATGTGAATCGTCTGAGGGGGCGTTTTGCAATGAATATCCGAACTATAGAGACTCTTGGTGTACCCGTTGTTCCAGTTTCCTACCAAATGTGGAAAAACTTACCGGAGGCTGAACGGTTGCAGTACCTCGAGCGAGAAATTCGATCAAAATTAGTATAA